ACCGCCAGTAAGGTCGTGACTTTGGCAGCTCCCTTTGGAACGTCCCTTCCCTTGACCACCACCTCCtgtgcctccccaccccactgccaTGGTTCTTCATTCGTGGAGTCCCTGCCCTTCACCGTCAGCCTCCTCTTCTCCTGGGCCAGCTTGGGTCTTGTAGCCAGACCCAGCGGCCCCGTAGATGCTCAGCTCCTGCAGCTCCGCCCTGCACCCAGCGCCGGTGTTCCCACTTGGCTGGGTCATTCCCATCAGCACCCAAGCCATTCCCTTAGCCCCCTCCTTAAGTAAGCTCCCCTGGAAGCTTAGCTCCAGCCCattgctctgctcctctgtgtgtttataAAACTCCACCGGCCTTGCCCACACTCACCATTTCCCCTTAACCTGTTTCCTCCTGCCCTCTCCGATCAGGTTTCTACCTGGCCGTACTGCCAGAACTCACTGGCACAGACAGCCAAGGCTGCCAGGGCCGCCAAGTTCCCGAACCCCAGGGCCCCCTCCCAGGTCCCCGGCCTCTCCCACCCCAGTGGCCACGTCTTTGCCCCCCAACTACCCACGAGGGACGCCTGGTGGGCAGTCCTTGGCTCTCTCCACACCCTGTCCCTGGGGCCTGCTCCACACCTGGAGCAGTGGGAAAGCACTTCTCACTCTGGTGCTAAGTTTGCAGCTCTACTCTGCCCACTCCCTTGGACCCGGCCTTGCAGATCCATGTGTCCATTTGCCATTCCCACCAGCCTGCCTCAGAGGCATCTCGACTTTGATGTGGACAAATGAATCTCCATCCCTTCTGTGACCATCACACCAAAACACATCACCTGAATTTAATCCTGAGGAAACTCCAGACACACCCAGATTGAATGGGAGTCTACAGAATAACTGACCTGTACTCTTCAAGAGGGTCAAGGTCATGCAAAACAAGGAATGACTGAGAAACTTTCTCAGACTGAAGGAGACTAGAGACAAGATGACAAGATAGGTGCAACACATGATCTTGGTCCAggaaaaggacattagtggaGCAATTGACAAAATTTGAAGGTGGCCTACAGATGAGTTAGTCATGTGTGTCAATGTTCGTTCCCTGGTTTTGATCACTATACTGTGGTTGTTTAAGATGTGAACATTTGGGAACGCTGGGAGAAGTGTAAATGGAAGTTCTTCGTATTCTTTCTTTTcgtttcctggctgctgaaacaaacACAGCGAGACAGGAATTTATGAGcgcacagtttcagaggctagacgGCTTCCTTCCTTGGGGCAGGTACCTTCTGGCTGgccggcaatctttggggttctttggcttttccatcacaggGCAATGCATGTGGCAGTATCTTCATTCTCTTCTGTGTTTGGACTTCCAGCTcctgggttccactgatttccGGCTTCTTGCTTCTCCACATGGTTTCTCCGTGTCCggtttcctttgcttatgaggaCTTGGGCCACATTGGACTAGGGCCCAGCCTCGCTCAGTTTGGGCCCACCTTaactagtaacatcttcaagcctcctgtttacaaatgggctcacaccccaGCAccagggttgggacctgaacatgccttttgtgcgGGGACGCGATTTGCTATTTTTGcaagtttgaaatgatttcaatataaaaagttaaaattgtaatatatatacatataaatatatttagaaaaaaaggaGACTCCACTCCCTAATACCCCACAGCCAAACCTCCATCTCTCAGGAAATGACAGTTGTTGGGCCCAAAACCTCCGGGTCTTCCGTGACTCCCTACCTTCTTACACCTCACATTCAACTCTCGAGCAAGTTGTATTGATTCAATTTCCCAAAGATGCCCGAATCCTGcgcctctctccacccctctcccctCAGCACCTTCACTGGGACGAAAGCCTCAGGCTGGCCTCCTGGCTCCTGCCCCCACAATTTCTTCTCCTCTCTGTGGCCTGGAGCACCCCACCTCTCACTTCAAATGAGTGCCTCACGGGGCCTGGTCCTGCTCACCTCTCCCCAGGTTCCCGGGGCTGGCTCTCGGCCCAATGCCGCCACCTTTCTGCTCCTGAGCTGCTCGAGTCTTTCCCTCCGCCTGGCACACTCTTACCccgggctttttttttttttgaggaacctctAATATTAATTTAACGATGAAGGTTTCTGCATCTTACACCATCCTAAACTGTGGTAAATCAGATATGGAAGAATACTatcaaaatattgttaaaaagaaataataaactctTGGGTGATGCTATCTTCCCCAGCCCAGAGTGCCTAGTGTGTTCAAAACCTGTGTTCTGAAAGCAGCATGCAGCTGTCACTGTAAAAGTTCCCTGTTTTGACACAGGAATTCCACCTTTCATCCCCTTTAAAATGGATGCACACAGCAGAGTTCTTGCCTAGGCTCAAAACTGAGTTCtcttcccatcttttttttttttttaagatttatttatttaattcgccccctcccccggttggctgttctctgtgtctatttgccgtgtcttgtttctttgtccgcttctgttgtcgtcagcggcatgggaagtgtgggcggcgccattcctgggcaggctgcactttttttcgtgctgggcatctctccttacggggtgcactccttgcgcatggggctcccctacatgggggacacccctgcatggcagggcactccttgcgcgcatcagcactgcgcatgggccagctgcacacgggtcaaggaggcccggggtttgaactgcggacctcccatgtggtagacagacgccctaaccaccgggccaagtccgtttccctcttcccATCATTTTAATAGTCTTTTAGGCAAGTCCTCTAACAAGTATACCAACAAGTTACCTCAAATAACCGCCTCCCACCCCCTGCCATCCCTATTTGCTGCTGGTCCACattcccttccccctttcctctgCTGTCAGCACTGGTATCTTTGCTTGCACTTGAAAGGGCTGTAATGGCAGGTTCCTGTGGTTCTTGAGGCCTCCACTCAATGTCATCTCCTCTGGGAGGCTTTCCCGGATTTTCTTGcaggccttccccagcccccattTCAGCATCATGTGGGTTTCCTTGCCGGCACTCTTCTCTCTCTTGTGTCCCCTTGCCCCCAGTTGACTGTAAATGCATGAAATTCTGGACCGGGCCTGGCTCTGGAGAGTTCTAGCTATGTTGGGCCCATCGTAGCTGTGTGGATAAACCAGTGGCTGGTGCCCTGGCTGGTGGGAGCACCCCTGGGGTCCTTCCCTCCCTCGCTCTGGGAGTTGTCCAGCTCCTGAGGGCAGCCCATGACACCTCACCTCTCCTCCCAAGGCCTCTCCCAGGGACcaggcagctcctgctggctcTGGCCTCTGCCAGAGGCATCTCCAGAATTCCAAGACTGTCTCCAGAATGCCGGGCCTGTCTGGGGCACAGGTGCGGAGGCTGGAAGGTGGCTGGGTGGAGCAAGGACAGCTGCTGGCAGGCCGGCTGGCGCCCGGGTGCTGGTGGCAGCTGTCCCTCCTGCTGACACCTCCACATCCTTGCACAACCCCCCTTCCCCACCGCAGGCCAGCATCACTGTCCTGACCGCCGCTCCAGCCTGCGTGTCCCTTACCGGGCTGGGAGCCAGCAGGCCTCAGGCCTCAATTCTCTGTCAGGGAAGGATATTGGGTCACAGGAGGAACCTTCCCTGGGGGTGCAGAGGCACTAGAAATGGCATCCATTTGGGCCTGGGCCATCAGACAGAGCCCTCAACTGGGAGCAGGAGGGCTCGGTTCTCCCCTAGACTCCTGTGATGACCTTGACAGGTGCCTGAGGCTCTCTGGGCCACAGGGTCCCCACCTGTCAAATGAGCCATGGGAAGCAGAGGAGACTCCAGGTCCCCTCAGTCCCTGGAGGCAATgctgctgggaggaggtccaCGTGAATAGGTAAGTGGACTAGAGCTGTGGCCCCCACCAGTGTGGACAGGCAGCCAGGATTGCGGTGCCACGCGGCGCCCAGAGCCCAGTGGCCCCAGCCACCTGCTCTCCTCAAGGAGAGGACTGCTAGCTCACAGGCTGGCTACCGGCAGAATGGCACCCTGAGCTTGTTAAAGTGCAGAGTCCTGGGCCGCCATAGACCGTGGTCACCAATCGCTGGGCATTAGCAGCTCCAGAAAGCAGCCAGCGGGACATGGTCGATTCCAGCCCCTCCTGCAGAAGATGGTGTGGACAGCTGGCTAGGGCAGGGCCCTGAACCTCGATGGGGAAGGAAACGGTCGTCAGGGCAGGAGTGGACCCTGGCACACCAGCGCCAGACACCAGACTCCAGGAGCAAGGTTTTATTTGCACTCCCCAGGACAGGGCTGGGGGACAGGGGTCGGGGAGGGCCAGGGTGGAGGACACACTCGGGCCCTGGGCAGCCCATTCTCAGCCCAGGGCCCGGCTGGAGGGGTCAGGGGTCGGCACAGGCCGCTCTGAGAGGAGAGCATCTACTCCACACCCTTCATGAACTCCAGGAACTCTGTGGAGAGAGGGGCCCGTGTGGGTCAGAGCTGGGAGCTGGGCAGGGTCCGAGGGCAAGGGGATGCAGCGCCCCCACTCACCGTCGTAGTCGATGCGGCCGTCGTTGTTCTTGTCACCGTCCTTCATGAGCTCCTCAATGTCGTCCTCCGTGATGGTCTCACCGGTAGCCTGCAGCATTATCTTCAGCTCCTCCAGGTCGATGTAGCCGTCTGCATTCCTGCAGGGAGGGCACGGGGCGCTCAGAGCCCAGGGCAGGGCCGGGGAGAGGGGAGCAGGCACCgcccaggggcagggcagggggccctGGGAAGTGGGCATCCTACTGCCTCATGGCACAGACTGAGAGTCTGAGGCCCCGAGGTCACTGGGCCTGGAACCTGAGACAGCCCCCTTTTCCCAGCTCTGCCGGGGTTGGGGTCAGAGGTCGGGGGTGACATACTCACTTGTCAAACATGCGGAAGAGGTCGGACAGCTCCTCCTCAGACTTCCCTTTGCTGTCGTCCTTCATGCACCGAACCATCATGACCAGGAACTCATCAAAGTCCACCGTGCCGCTGCCTGGGGGTGGGCAGTGCACCATCAGAGAGAGACAGTGACACTTGACCCTGGGGCTCTCACTG
The Dasypus novemcinctus isolate mDasNov1 chromosome 26, mDasNov1.1.hap2, whole genome shotgun sequence genome window above contains:
- the TNNC1 gene encoding troponin C, slow skeletal and cardiac muscles, which produces MDDIYKAAVEQLTEEQKNEFKAAFDIFVLGAEDGCISTKELGKVMRMLGQNPTPEELQEMIDEVDEDGSGTVDFDEFLVMMVRCMKDDSKGKSEEELSDLFRMFDKNADGYIDLEELKIMLQATGETITEDDIEELMKDGDKNNDGRIDYDEFLEFMKGVE